One genomic segment of Peribacillus sp. FSL H8-0477 includes these proteins:
- a CDS encoding YibE/F family protein, protein MGSRQLSVYAVIALLFITSIIFVNNNYSFYERPIAKVIKTTLEKTTETNEINEIKDQLYTQNILAQLKNGDEKGQHIQLTNEYSSSGAYDQEYQVGNELFVSIDHEKKSELTGTIKDVKRDKYVLIVAWVFIFTLLIVGKKQGLLSVISLAVNAILLSYALDIYLKTSNISLVLVCSISIILFTVLSLLLVNGFNEKTYAAIIATLLGTFVSLLITYLVMWLTSENGLRYEEMQFISRPYKMVFIAGLLIGSLGAVMDVAITMSSSIFWLYEKNNEISIKALKTSGLEIGKDIMGTMTNILFFAYISGTIPMIILYLMNSSALGFTLSMNLSLELARALAGGIGIVLTIPIGLYISIFFVNRKRTKS, encoded by the coding sequence ATGGGTTCAAGACAATTAAGTGTGTACGCCGTCATAGCCCTTCTTTTTATTACCTCAATTATCTTTGTAAATAATAATTATTCATTCTATGAACGGCCAATAGCCAAGGTTATTAAAACAACCTTGGAAAAGACAACAGAAACGAATGAGATTAATGAAATTAAAGATCAACTATATACCCAGAATATACTAGCTCAATTAAAAAATGGAGATGAAAAAGGACAGCATATCCAGTTAACGAATGAATATTCCTCATCAGGAGCTTATGATCAAGAATATCAGGTGGGAAATGAATTATTTGTTTCCATTGATCATGAGAAAAAATCAGAATTAACGGGTACTATAAAAGACGTAAAACGTGATAAGTACGTGCTGATTGTTGCATGGGTGTTTATTTTTACATTACTTATCGTTGGAAAAAAACAAGGTTTATTATCGGTTATAAGTTTGGCAGTCAATGCCATTTTGTTATCCTATGCACTTGATATTTATTTAAAAACATCAAATATAAGTTTGGTACTCGTATGCAGTATCAGTATTATCCTATTTACGGTTCTTTCCCTATTACTCGTTAATGGTTTTAATGAGAAAACCTATGCAGCAATTATCGCAACCCTATTAGGTACTTTTGTTTCGTTGTTGATTACCTATCTTGTCATGTGGCTTACTTCTGAAAATGGTCTGCGATATGAAGAAATGCAGTTTATTTCTCGTCCGTATAAAATGGTATTTATAGCAGGGTTATTAATAGGATCCTTAGGTGCCGTAATGGATGTTGCCATTACCATGTCTTCTTCGATTTTTTGGCTGTATGAAAAAAATAACGAGATTTCAATAAAAGCACTTAAGACCTCAGGACTGGAAATCGGAAAAGACATAATGGGCACCATGACCAATATTTTGTTCTTTGCCTATATAAGCGGGACCATTCCGATGATAATTTTATATTTAATGAATTCCTCTGCACTGGGTTTTACTCTTTCTATGAACCTATCTTTGGAATTAGCTCGAGCCCTTGCTGGAGGGATAGGAATCGTCCTAACGATACCAATCGGTCTTTATATTTCTATATTTTTTGTTAATCGAAAGAGGACCAAATCATGA
- a CDS encoding GTPase family protein — protein sequence MDKDKNEELQKEELGSLFTLIRSQIDKLPISSSKKQKMTEQIMKLKLLTVDSREPRIALVGRRGSGKSSLINAMFGEEKQYVSSVKSGTGKGKWLWYPNDQNKKIRLLDSRGLGESENPTEGFDMKTPMEELAQAVNTEQPDVFLFLIKAKEADARIEEDLNELKKLRKIVRDTHQYDVPVICVVTQVDELDPPHYKRSPFDEHPKKKKNIDEAASLMAKRFAEAEIPLITVIPTCSYLEFDEEGNIEYDMRWNINLLAEYLIDALPSQAQLKTAKAMQSQHVKKKYAVKIVGTFTAIASLIGAEPIPFADFPFLTALQGIMIIVIGFIADKELNTKTAGEFIAALGVNVGLGLLVREGVRAAVRFIPAAGSAVSAAVAGGVTFGIGQAAIVYFIEGKNIDQARDAYKRGNKLFKDTKEE from the coding sequence ATGGATAAAGATAAAAATGAAGAACTACAAAAGGAAGAACTAGGCAGTTTATTTACATTAATCAGGAGTCAAATTGATAAATTACCGATCTCGTCCAGCAAGAAACAGAAGATGACAGAACAAATTATGAAACTTAAATTACTGACTGTTGATTCTAGGGAACCCAGGATTGCTCTCGTTGGCAGGCGCGGGTCTGGAAAATCATCATTAATTAATGCAATGTTCGGCGAGGAAAAGCAATATGTCAGTTCAGTAAAATCTGGGACCGGTAAGGGTAAATGGTTATGGTACCCGAATGATCAAAATAAAAAGATTCGCCTGCTTGATTCACGTGGATTAGGTGAAAGTGAAAATCCAACAGAAGGCTTTGATATGAAGACACCGATGGAGGAATTGGCACAAGCTGTCAACACAGAACAGCCGGATGTTTTTTTATTTCTAATTAAAGCCAAGGAAGCGGACGCTCGTATTGAAGAAGACCTGAATGAACTTAAAAAACTTCGGAAAATCGTTAGAGATACCCATCAATACGATGTACCTGTTATCTGCGTAGTCACTCAAGTAGATGAATTGGATCCACCTCATTATAAGCGTTCTCCATTTGATGAACATCCAAAAAAGAAGAAGAATATTGACGAAGCAGCATCATTAATGGCAAAACGATTTGCTGAAGCAGAGATCCCGCTTATAACAGTAATTCCAACCTGTTCGTATCTCGAGTTTGATGAGGAAGGAAACATTGAATATGATATGCGCTGGAATATTAATTTATTGGCAGAGTATTTGATAGATGCCTTACCCAGTCAAGCGCAGCTAAAGACAGCAAAAGCGATGCAGAGCCAGCATGTGAAAAAGAAGTATGCAGTGAAAATTGTTGGGACCTTTACAGCGATAGCCAGTTTAATTGGTGCAGAACCTATTCCATTTGCAGACTTTCCCTTTTTAACGGCCTTACAAGGAATTATGATTATCGTCATTGGCTTTATTGCGGATAAAGAACTCAATACAAAAACAGCAGGAGAATTCATTGCCGCCCTGGGTGTCAATGTCGGACTTGGTCTCCTTGTTCGTGAAGGAGTTCGAGCAGCCGTTCGCTTTATCCCAGCAGCAGGTAGTGCTGTTTCGGCTGCTGTTGCCGGCGGTGTGACCTTTGGAATTGGGCAGGCAGCGATTGTTTACTTTATTGAAGGAAAAAATATTGATCAAGCCCGTGATGCGTATAAACGGGGAAATAAACTTTTCAAGGATACAAAGGAAGAATAG
- a CDS encoding MBL fold metallo-hydrolase, translating to MKYENLDGINTLKTVKDMLRWSQERRSKHKDLSVQLQQCETKEISKLHRNDKSLSITWVGHSTFLIQINGVSIITDPVWSLRMGTQKRLTEPGLNTSELPPIDIVLISHGHYDHLDFASIRRLPGKPVYLVPSGLKKAFILRGYKNVIEANWYEGFVDSGLKLTFVPAQHWTRRTISDTNTSHWGGWMIEDLQTKQTIYFVGDTGYFKEFKDIANRFNIDYVLMPIGAYEPEWFMKDSHINPEDSIKAFLELNGSYFIPMHYGAYRLADDTGPEALERLRNEWNRLGLADNLLKVLRIGETLWEN from the coding sequence ATGAAATATGAAAATCTTGATGGCATCAATACACTGAAAACGGTGAAGGATATGCTGCGATGGAGTCAGGAAAGACGTAGTAAACATAAAGATCTTTCTGTCCAACTTCAACAATGTGAGACAAAGGAAATCAGCAAACTTCATCGTAACGATAAAAGCCTTTCGATTACTTGGGTCGGGCATTCTACTTTCTTAATTCAAATCAATGGTGTAAGTATAATAACGGACCCAGTCTGGTCACTAAGAATGGGTACTCAAAAAAGGCTGACTGAACCAGGACTAAATACGAGTGAGCTGCCGCCTATTGATATCGTGCTGATCTCACATGGACACTATGATCATCTTGATTTTGCTAGCATTCGTCGCTTGCCGGGGAAGCCAGTCTACTTGGTTCCATCAGGTTTAAAGAAAGCATTTATTCTCCGAGGATATAAAAATGTGATAGAAGCGAATTGGTATGAGGGCTTTGTTGATTCAGGCCTAAAACTCACGTTTGTACCAGCCCAACACTGGACGAGACGAACAATATCAGATACGAATACATCCCATTGGGGCGGCTGGATGATAGAGGACCTGCAGACAAAACAGACTATCTATTTTGTTGGTGATACTGGATATTTTAAGGAATTTAAAGATATAGCAAACCGATTCAACATCGATTATGTATTGATGCCAATCGGAGCCTATGAGCCAGAGTGGTTTATGAAGGATTCACATATTAATCCTGAAGATAGCATTAAGGCGTTTCTAGAACTAAACGGATCATATTTTATCCCGATGCATTACGGAGCGTATCGACTGGCTGATGATACGGGTCCTGAGGCCCTAGAACGATTAAGAAATGAGTGGAATCGTCTGGGGCTTGCTGATAACTTACTTAAGGTTTTAAGAATTGGTGAAACGTTGTGGGAGAATTAA
- a CDS encoding YibE/F family protein: MNILFVLAAILFFLMCIIGGKKGARSFFALFLNFGVFLITIFFMTNTRIDPYIITLSACAVISYINLFFINEVNSTTKAAFLSSIITIVILLLFIVLVTENTMIQGFGEEEVEELSVFSLYIGVDFVKIGASVIIMSTIGAIIDTAMAISSPMREMFLHHPTINKKELFTFGINIGKDILGTSTNTLFFAFFGGYLALLIWFKDLSYSFGEILNSKIFSAEMITIFCAGTGVALIIPITSMITAYFLVNTREKVN; encoded by the coding sequence ATGAATATATTATTTGTATTAGCAGCTATTTTATTTTTTTTGATGTGTATAATTGGCGGCAAAAAGGGAGCCCGTTCCTTTTTTGCTTTATTCTTAAATTTTGGTGTGTTCCTAATTACCATCTTTTTTATGACCAATACACGTATTGATCCATATATCATCACATTGAGTGCATGTGCGGTGATTAGTTATATTAATTTATTCTTTATTAACGAAGTGAACAGTACAACAAAAGCAGCTTTCCTTTCATCTATTATCACAATCGTGATTTTACTTCTCTTCATTGTGCTTGTGACGGAAAACACCATGATACAAGGTTTTGGCGAAGAAGAAGTAGAAGAGCTTAGTGTCTTCTCCCTTTATATTGGAGTCGATTTTGTTAAAATAGGCGCTTCAGTCATTATCATGAGTACAATTGGAGCCATTATTGATACAGCAATGGCCATTTCCTCCCCGATGAGAGAAATGTTCCTTCACCATCCCACGATCAATAAAAAAGAGTTATTCACATTTGGGATTAACATTGGAAAGGATATTTTAGGAACAAGTACAAATACCTTGTTTTTCGCCTTTTTTGGAGGCTATTTGGCATTGTTGATTTGGTTCAAAGATTTATCCTATTCTTTTGGAGAAATTCTAAACTCGAAAATCTTTAGCGCTGAAATGATTACCATTTTTTGTGCAGGAACAGGTGTGGCGCTGATCATTCCTATAACTTCGATGATTACAGCCTATTTCTTAGTGAACACAAGAGAAAAAGTTAACTAG
- the map gene encoding type I methionyl aminopeptidase encodes MITLKSEREIELMHEAGKLLAETHRKIAEMIKPGITTLEIDAFVERFLAENGATPEQKGYHGFPFATCASVNDEICHGFPSTKALKEGDIVTIDMVVNLNGGLADSAWTYPVGKVSEKTAHLLEVTKNALYKGIEQAIPGNRLGDIGHAIQSYVEGEKYSVVRDFTGHGIGKTMHEDPTVLHYGKPGKGMRLKEGMVITIEPMVNEGTWHMKMDRNDWTARTTDGKLSAQYEHTLVIKKDGAFILTDQD; translated from the coding sequence ATGATTACCTTGAAAAGTGAACGTGAAATTGAACTAATGCATGAAGCGGGCAAGCTTCTTGCTGAAACTCATAGAAAAATTGCCGAAATGATTAAACCAGGAATTACGACGCTTGAAATAGATGCCTTTGTTGAGCGTTTTCTTGCTGAAAACGGTGCAACACCAGAGCAAAAAGGCTACCATGGCTTCCCTTTTGCTACTTGTGCCTCAGTAAATGATGAAATTTGTCATGGCTTCCCATCGACCAAAGCTTTAAAAGAAGGCGATATCGTTACAATTGATATGGTTGTGAACTTGAATGGTGGTCTGGCTGACTCTGCATGGACGTACCCGGTTGGTAAAGTATCAGAGAAAACAGCACATTTGCTCGAAGTAACTAAGAATGCTCTTTATAAAGGAATTGAGCAGGCGATACCAGGTAACCGCCTTGGAGATATCGGCCATGCTATTCAATCCTATGTTGAAGGGGAGAAGTACTCAGTTGTTCGTGATTTCACTGGACACGGAATTGGTAAAACGATGCATGAGGATCCGACAGTTCTTCATTATGGTAAACCAGGTAAGGGTATGCGTTTAAAAGAGGGCATGGTCATTACAATTGAACCAATGGTTAACGAAGGAACATGGCACATGAAAATGGACAGAAATGATTGGACTGCCCGTACAACGGACGGTAAGCTGTCTGCTCAATATGAACATACACTTGTGATCAAAAAAGACGGAGCCTTTATATTAACGGACCAAGACTAA